The Sorghum bicolor cultivar BTx623 chromosome 6, Sorghum_bicolor_NCBIv3, whole genome shotgun sequence genome contains the following window.
ataatACTGAGCCTTGTCACCGTCAAGACGTTAATCATGACCAGTGAGTGATTACTCCGATTTGTTGCTGATCGATTTACCAGTGTTTGTTTGCTCCTGATTGAAAAAAGAAATGTTTTTGAGAAAAGAGGGTTCGAGCATACGAGTTCGAATGTTTGGGAGCTCACTGAAATATAGGGCGGGCTCCTTTCTCCGCCCAAATTTCTGGTTTTTTGTGTGCCACATTTAAAATGGTGGGTTCAAACTGacatttcatatcattaccaAGTTACAGGACGCAGCCCGAACGGCCGAACAAGGTCATATCTTCTCTCGATAGAAATTCAGGCTCAACGTGCAGCAGAAGTTCAGATCTCGTCAGAAATTCAGATCGCAAGAGAGGGAGGTGATTGGACTGGAATTTCACATACATAAATAATtatatgatattgatagcatTTCAAATATGACATCACAGAGCCCACATTATAATAAACCAATAAACGAATCACGACATCCCATCCCATTCCCATCCCCACACACACATAGTTCTATCAGTAGAACAACACTCGACGCTTGATTTCCCTTGCAAGAACCCATGGTTCTCAGTTCAATTTCTTGCAGCGAAGGCCGATGACACACACACCAGTCTTCAGACCTGGAAGGGCCAGGGCCAGGTGCCGGCGCTGCCGTCCTCGCCGCCGACCTTGGCGCTGCGGCGCATGGGGTTGCCGCCGCACTCCCTGTCGACGTAGACGTAGTACCTGAGCACGAAGGCGAGCGCGAGCGCGACCCACTCGAGGCAGAAGATGGCGACGCCGAGGCCGCCGACCATGCGGAGGATGACGGCGCCGTCCTCCTCGCGGACGTACGACTTGAGCCCGTCGGAGAGGAACTCCGCGGTGCGGGAGAAGGcgagcacggcggcggcgccctgcAGGATGGACACCACGACGGTGGCGGACATGTGGACGGTGTAGCAGCGGCCCCGCGGCGGGTCGGGCGCCGCGATGACGGCGCACCCGGCCACGGCGGCCGCCACGGTCAGCGCGTGGAGCAGGATCAGGAGGAAGCCGTCCACGGACGGAACGAGGCGCAGCGACAGCGTGAGGAAGCCGCACCCGGAGGCGCACCCCAGGATGAGGTAGTTGGAGACGAGGAACGCGCGGCGCGCGCGGCGGTGCTGCGGGGACGCCGAGTCCCTCGCCGGGggcgcgatcaccgagaggccGCCCATGTTGGTGCCGGGATAGGAGCGTGCGAGGCGAGGGAGAGGGATGTGAGACGCGCGTCGCGTGGGGGCTTGCCGGCGCGATCTAGGAGAGGAGAGTGGAGTGAGGTGAGGAGGAACGGCGTGGCGGAGAGGTTTAAATGGTGGTTGGGGCATTGGATTCGAGTCATTCGACCGTTTGAGGAGGGAGACGGGGGGACGAGGGCGACCGGGCAAAGGCGACGCGCGCAACGGCTAGTTTGGAAAGCCAGGGACTAGCTGGCCGTTGGAGGCCCGCGGCTGGGCTGGCTTTTGTCGTGGCGTGGATTGGGGTGCGCTGGGCCCGCGTGTCGGTCGCGACGCCCACGTAGCAGGGATCTTCCCGTTGCTTCCTATACCGACAGCTTCTCGTGGGCCCGGTTCGAAATTTGGAAAAGATGCTTCTCGTGTCTATTCGTTTTGCCAGTTGAATTCAATTCTCTCCTCGTATGCTATACAGGGAAAAAAAATTAGCCACTTCATACCCCGCTGCATTCAATTCTCTCCTCGTATATGTACGTGCTGACAGCACTTCACTAGCCTTGTGATGAAACAAAGCTCAGAATTTGATCCTAGATCCCTCCTGCTTTGATATCATGCAGCAGCCACTGTTTACAGACCATCAACTATGAAGATGGTCTCCGATTGCACAATCGTATATTGGGGATCCGAGCAAAACAAAGCGTTACATTGTTATGTATCTACTGCGAGAAACTGttttaatattttttctaaaagaAAATACTTTTAGTTCCATCAGTGAAAAAGACTTGTGCAACCTATCAGTATTTGCCTAAAAAGCCTAAACAGTAAACGGTGGCGAGCGGCTCTATTTAGGAGGCAACTGGAAATTAAACAACTGACAGTTTAAAcggtaaaaaaaaggaaaaaaatgttTTTTTGATGAAATCGACATGAACGAAAAGCTTCCACATAATATATTAACTATAGACCAGAAGTTACACTGCCGGTGAAGGGCAATAGCCTCGCAAGATGAGGCATGTAAAGAAGATTACATCACAAAGTGAAAGGGAGAGGGGATGTTACATTTGGAACATTTGACACCAGATCGTAGTAACAGGTTTAAGCCTCAGAGGCAATCTGCATCTCCATGTTGTGGCAGCATCTTCGCGTGCTAGTAGCAGACACGAGAGACTAGGTTGCTCATGGCAGAAGATCAATTCATTCTTGTGCTTCTAGAGTTTCCAATGGCACAAAAGTAGGAACGTAGAGATGATGGCAGACGACATGGAAGCTGAGTTCCAAAGCTCGATAGCGGGGCGACATGGATTTGTTTCAGTGCCAACACAACTCTAGAACCTAGCTGCAAAGGGGCAACACCCTATTTGTTTGAACTTATCAGGGCTACGTTTCAGCCATGAAACAATATTTTCTTTCACAACACCAGAGTCGGGGTATCTATGGTTTCCTCCTCTTCTAGACATAATTCACGACAAGGGTTGTTGACGATGTTTTTCCGCAAGAGATTGTCAATGCTTTGTATTCTCCCTTGTACTAATAGTCATCCAAAGAATTTCACTCTTGGGGAGGGGCGAGGCGTAGTTTTGCCACACAAATTTGTGCATATCCCCTTGCTGTTCTTTTTGGACCGACATCCTATACACTGATCCGGACAATGATTTAGCTTGTGTGAGCCGTCCTTAGAGTTGCAGTTGTGCTGATGTGATTGAGGGAGCAATTGGACACCTGGAGTTTACATTCAAGCGCCTGCAATTCTTCTTCTGCAACCCGAGAGAGGCACGGTTGGGGTCCTGATCGGATCCCCCTCTCCATGAGAGTAGCCCCAACGCTCCATGTGGCCTCATTTGtccatataggccttgtttagtttcaaaaatttttgcaaaatagtcactgtagcattttcgtttgtatttgacaaatattgtccaatcatacactaactaggctcaaaagattcgtctcgtcaattt
Protein-coding sequences here:
- the LOC8060199 gene encoding uncharacterized protein LOC8060199, with the translated sequence MGGLSVIAPPARDSASPQHRRARRAFLVSNYLILGCASGCGFLTLSLRLVPSVDGFLLILLHALTVAAAVAGCAVIAAPDPPRGRCYTVHMSATVVVSILQGAAAVLAFSRTAEFLSDGLKSYVREEDGAVILRMVGGLGVAIFCLEWVALALAFVLRYYVYVDRECGGNPMRRSAKVGGEDGSAGTWPWPFQV